In a single window of the Halomicroarcula saliterrae genome:
- a CDS encoding DHH family phosphoesterase — protein MSAASGITMASMSTYAILGCGSVGHAVAEELVDEGKDVLILDADEGRVEALRDQDLNAQQADIADEHVAETVNDRDVILIMSPDVTANAAAVKNIRAADDDQFIVARADDPVSADELTELGADVVINPSAVIADSALRALETGELEYKASQLGDVIDATEERMAILIHRSPDPDSIASAAALRAIAESRDVEADIIYEGEIGHQENRAFVNLLGIELASREEVDLTEFDTFALVDVAKGGELTVDDIDIIIDHYEHEDEYDATFSDIRPNVSATSTILTKYIQELDLTLDQTVATALLYGIRAETLDFKRDTTPADLTAAAYLYPFADHDTLEQVESPSMSPETLDVLAEAIRNREVQGSHLVSNAGFIRDRDALSQAAQHLLNLEGITTTAVFAIADDTIYLAARSKDIRMNIGKVLADAFGGMGETAGHSTDASVEIPLGIFTGLDTSDDNRDTLLELTEEAVKRKLFEAMGVDSGEGSNGN, from the coding sequence ATGAGTGCTGCCAGTGGCATTACGATGGCCTCGATGTCTACCTACGCCATCCTCGGGTGCGGGAGCGTGGGCCACGCCGTGGCGGAGGAACTCGTCGACGAGGGCAAGGACGTGTTAATCCTCGACGCCGACGAAGGGCGCGTCGAGGCGTTGCGCGACCAGGACCTCAACGCACAGCAGGCGGATATCGCCGACGAACACGTCGCCGAGACGGTCAACGACAGGGACGTCATCCTCATCATGTCCCCCGACGTGACCGCCAACGCGGCGGCGGTCAAGAACATCCGCGCGGCGGACGACGACCAGTTCATCGTCGCTCGCGCGGACGACCCGGTGTCGGCCGACGAGCTGACCGAACTGGGCGCCGACGTCGTCATCAACCCTTCGGCCGTCATCGCGGACTCCGCGCTGCGGGCCCTCGAGACCGGCGAACTGGAGTACAAGGCCTCCCAGCTGGGCGACGTCATCGACGCGACAGAGGAGCGAATGGCCATCCTCATCCATCGGTCGCCCGACCCCGACTCTATCGCCTCCGCGGCGGCGCTGCGCGCCATCGCGGAGAGCCGTGACGTCGAAGCCGACATCATCTACGAGGGGGAGATCGGCCACCAGGAGAACCGGGCGTTCGTGAACCTGCTCGGTATCGAACTGGCCTCCCGCGAGGAGGTCGACCTGACCGAGTTCGACACGTTCGCGCTGGTCGACGTCGCGAAGGGCGGCGAGCTGACCGTCGACGACATCGACATCATCATCGACCACTACGAACACGAAGACGAGTACGACGCCACCTTCTCCGATATCCGACCGAACGTCTCGGCCACCTCGACTATCCTGACGAAGTACATTCAGGAGCTCGACCTCACGCTCGACCAGACCGTCGCGACGGCGCTTCTCTACGGTATCCGCGCCGAGACGCTGGATTTCAAACGGGACACGACGCCGGCGGACCTGACCGCCGCGGCGTATCTCTACCCCTTCGCCGACCACGACACGCTCGAACAGGTCGAGTCGCCGTCGATGAGCCCGGAGACGCTCGACGTGCTCGCCGAGGCTATCAGAAATCGGGAGGTCCAAGGGAGCCACCTCGTCTCGAACGCAGGGTTCATTCGCGACCGGGACGCGCTCTCACAGGCGGCCCAGCACCTCCTCAATCTGGAGGGGATCACCACGACGGCGGTGTTCGCTATCGCCGACGACACCATCTACCTCGCCGCGCGCTCGAAGGACATCCGCATGAACATCGGGAAGGTACTCGCCGACGCCTTCGGCGGGATGGGCGAGACGGCCGGTCACTCGACGGACGCGAGCGTCGAGATACCGCTGGGCATTTTCACCGGGCTGGACACGAGCGACGACAACCGCGATACGCTGCTAGAACTGACAGAGGAAGCCGTCAAACGAAAGCTGTTCGAGGCGATGGGCGTCGATAGCGGCGAAGGCTCGAACGGGAACTAG
- a CDS encoding PRC-barrel domain-containing protein, whose amino-acid sequence METEKIPQEITTLVGREVYSKSGVFVGEVEDIRLDLDRQTVTGLALHQLNNELFDAETKSARGVIIPYRWVQAVGDVVIVNDIVERLHQPDEEADEEEVPA is encoded by the coding sequence ATGGAAACTGAGAAGATTCCCCAGGAGATTACGACGCTGGTGGGGCGGGAAGTGTACTCGAAGAGCGGGGTCTTTGTCGGCGAAGTCGAGGACATCCGACTCGACCTCGACCGCCAGACAGTCACCGGGCTAGCGCTACACCAGCTGAACAACGAGCTGTTCGACGCCGAGACCAAGAGCGCCCGCGGCGTCATCATCCCGTACCGGTGGGTTCAGGCCGTCGGCGACGTGGTAATCGTCAACGACATCGTCGAACGCCTCCACCAGCCCGACGAGGAGGCCGACGAGGAAGAAGTCCCGGCCTAG
- a CDS encoding SRPBCC domain-containing protein produces the protein MTEVSVAIDVPAPPELIWRVLTDTDAYPRWNTLLSVRGDLAVGERPAVRLSIPGLPTVPISPEITAVDPERALRWRSRLFGIEADHAFLLEPLDDGGTRFVQTEQFSGVVAGPVVDRLERHIRRGFEQMNVGLRRRAVELRDRESRTE, from the coding sequence ATGACCGAGGTCAGCGTGGCTATCGACGTGCCGGCGCCGCCGGAACTCATCTGGCGGGTGCTGACCGACACCGACGCGTACCCCAGGTGGAACACCCTGCTCTCGGTGCGCGGGGATCTGGCCGTGGGCGAACGGCCCGCCGTCAGGCTCTCGATTCCCGGCCTGCCGACCGTCCCCATCTCGCCGGAGATAACAGCCGTCGACCCCGAGCGCGCGCTCCGGTGGCGCTCTCGGCTGTTCGGAATCGAAGCCGACCACGCCTTCCTGCTGGAGCCGCTCGACGACGGCGGGACCCGGTTCGTTCAGACCGAGCAGTTCAGCGGTGTCGTCGCGGGGCCGGTCGTGGACCGGCTGGAACGCCACATCCGTCGGGGGTTCGAGCAGATGAACGTCGGACTGCGGCGTCGAGCGGTCGAACTACGGGACCGCGAGTCGCGGACGGAGTAG
- a CDS encoding DUF7504 family protein, which produces MSSSDDTLTTELTLEPGTQVLLSLSSMASPIEQLPARAYRNLIVVSSESPSNVADQFRSVGADLDAVAHIPVSGADTDYDGPMWTCDPLVPDDLTGLSMRLSRAFEALDGDGYLLVENLNVFLLYASESRVVRFLDHLTELAADHGITGIYSLVGDAVDDGTCDRIRLSVDADIDRR; this is translated from the coding sequence GTGAGCTCTAGCGACGACACGCTGACGACCGAGCTCACACTGGAACCCGGAACACAGGTACTGCTGTCGCTCTCGTCGATGGCGTCGCCGATCGAACAGCTCCCTGCGCGCGCGTACCGGAACCTCATCGTCGTCTCCTCGGAGTCGCCGTCGAACGTCGCCGACCAGTTCCGGTCGGTCGGGGCCGACCTCGACGCCGTGGCCCATATCCCCGTCTCCGGGGCCGACACCGACTACGACGGGCCGATGTGGACCTGTGACCCGCTGGTTCCCGACGACCTGACCGGGCTGAGTATGCGCCTCTCCCGGGCCTTCGAGGCGCTCGACGGCGACGGCTACCTGCTCGTCGAGAACCTCAACGTCTTCTTGCTGTACGCGTCAGAGAGCCGCGTCGTTCGGTTTCTCGACCATCTGACCGAGCTGGCCGCTGACCACGGTATCACCGGCATCTACTCGCTGGTCGGGGACGCCGTCGACGACGGGACGTGCGACCGCATCCGACTGAGCGTCGACGCCGACATCGACCGACGGTGA
- a CDS encoding protein sorting system archaetidylserine synthase (This PssA-like phosphatidyltransferase, along with a PssD-like decarboxylase, is required in Haloarchaea for the archaeosortase ArtA to replace the PGF-CTERM sorting signal with a C-terminal lipid anchor.), which produces MGFEVHRRLSRADAITLCNAVVGFAAGVVAFTDLHLAARLLLLSVIIDALDGITARNGNSSEVGPLLDSITDVLSFGVTPSLFVYVVLQSGYDVTPATDPGLFVATAVVASLYAVFSVLRTAFYTTYFDGAEERPGMPNSLGAILLATAYLAGVTNPLAIAVGAAVLAVAQVSPFDYPKPGVKTVGPMGAVLFVAVVAPRAFGRAGPRAMLVIAALFFALGPRYYWAD; this is translated from the coding sequence ATGGGATTCGAGGTGCATCGGCGACTGAGCCGGGCCGACGCCATCACGCTGTGTAACGCGGTCGTCGGCTTCGCCGCCGGGGTCGTCGCCTTCACCGACCTCCACCTCGCTGCGAGGCTCCTCTTGCTTTCGGTCATCATCGACGCGCTCGACGGCATCACCGCCCGCAACGGGAACAGCTCCGAGGTCGGTCCGCTGCTCGACTCCATCACCGACGTGCTCTCTTTCGGCGTCACGCCGAGCCTGTTCGTCTACGTGGTGTTGCAGAGCGGATACGACGTCACACCGGCGACCGACCCGGGGCTGTTCGTCGCGACCGCCGTCGTCGCCTCGCTGTACGCCGTCTTCTCCGTTCTCCGGACGGCGTTCTACACGACGTACTTCGACGGGGCCGAGGAACGGCCCGGGATGCCGAACTCGCTGGGCGCGATACTGCTGGCGACGGCGTATCTCGCCGGTGTCACGAACCCCCTCGCCATCGCCGTCGGCGCGGCCGTGCTGGCGGTCGCGCAGGTGTCGCCCTTCGATTACCCCAAACCCGGTGTGAAGACGGTCGGCCCCATGGGCGCCGTCCTGTTCGTCGCCGTCGTGGCCCCGAGGGCGTTCGGGCGGGCGGGACCACGCGCCATGCTCGTCATCGCCGCGCTGTTTTTCGCGCTCGGCCCGCGGTACTACTGGGCCGATTGA
- a CDS encoding alpha/beta fold hydrolase — protein MDTIAHHGRTTAYRSVAGDGTGPVTLYVHGSGTTHRLWGQQYAASGPAHPAVALDLSGHGESEDIDTAPGTATVDAYTEDVVAVAEAVDADVLVGSSLGGALAQWVALESSWRPEALVLAGTGPTLPVFDGLCSWLDDDFERAVEFLHGRDRLFHATDEALRSRSRDRMTAVGQRVTRRDFLTCDRFDVRDRVTDIDVPTLSLCGEHDKLTPRTVHEELAAELPAGEFALVPDAAHLSMVERPVAFNDAVAGFLRSRLRT, from the coding sequence ATGGATACTATCGCCCATCACGGACGGACCACGGCGTACCGGAGCGTCGCCGGCGACGGAACGGGACCGGTGACACTGTACGTCCACGGGAGCGGGACGACACACCGACTCTGGGGGCAGCAGTACGCGGCCTCGGGTCCCGCCCACCCGGCAGTCGCGCTCGACCTGAGCGGCCACGGGGAGTCCGAGGATATCGACACCGCTCCGGGGACAGCGACGGTCGACGCCTACACCGAGGACGTGGTCGCCGTCGCCGAGGCTGTCGACGCCGACGTCCTCGTCGGCAGTTCGCTGGGCGGAGCGCTCGCCCAGTGGGTCGCCCTGGAGTCGTCGTGGCGTCCCGAGGCCCTCGTCCTCGCCGGGACCGGCCCGACACTGCCGGTCTTCGATGGACTCTGCTCGTGGCTCGACGACGACTTCGAGCGGGCCGTCGAGTTCCTGCACGGGCGCGACCGACTCTTCCACGCGACCGACGAAGCGCTGCGTTCCCGGTCACGGGACCGGATGACAGCGGTCGGCCAGCGCGTGACGCGCCGGGATTTCCTGACCTGTGACCGGTTCGACGTGCGCGACCGGGTGACCGACATCGACGTGCCGACGCTGTCGCTCTGTGGCGAACACGACAAACTCACGCCCAGAACCGTCCACGAGGAGCTGGCCGCCGAGCTGCCGGCCGGTGAGTTCGCTCTCGTCCCCGATGCAGCCCACCTCTCGATGGTCGAACGACCGGTGGCGTTCAACGACGCCGTCGCCGGGTTCCTTCGCTCGCGCCTGCGGACGTAG
- a CDS encoding DUF7127 family protein — MNTDQQLFDELSVRRFEYDDGVVLAADVGVSDDTSVDVVDDTVILVAGDEQYEQPLPDDGDARAFINNGVLTIELSEEEEH, encoded by the coding sequence ATGAACACAGACCAACAGTTGTTCGACGAGCTGTCCGTCCGCCGATTCGAGTACGACGACGGCGTCGTGCTCGCCGCGGACGTGGGCGTCTCCGACGACACCAGCGTGGATGTCGTCGACGACACGGTGATTCTCGTCGCCGGTGACGAGCAGTACGAACAGCCCCTGCCTGATGACGGGGACGCACGTGCGTTTATCAACAACGGCGTTCTCACTATCGAACTGTCAGAGGAGGAGGAGCACTAG